From Helicoverpa armigera isolate CAAS_96S chromosome 26, ASM3070526v1, whole genome shotgun sequence, one genomic window encodes:
- the LOC135118817 gene encoding uncharacterized protein LOC135118817, protein MATKRKYYAWNEVSMNLAIESVRNNKAGLNEASRMYGVPKATLKRRLDGVNRKAKEYVQIVGSEGDLPSELETELCQHILEMESSLYGVTPFDIRQLAFELAEKNNIKNRFNKEKRIAGKKWYYAFMKRHPQLSLRQPRATSMSRATGFNKPAVTDFFNKLEAVCEKYNITEAQRIFNVDETGLSTVQRKTRKILALKGKRQVGAITSGERGTNTTAVCCANAAGNFIPPLIIFKRKRAKDELRDGAPPGAIFAFNPESGYINKDIFYLWLQHFIESVKPTPEKKVLLLLDGHASHTKNLKAITYAKQHGVVLLSFPAHTTHKMQPLDVSFFKPLSLYYIDETEKWLRQNPGRTVTMFQVSMLFGKAYSRAASVGTAASGFAKTGICPLNKDAFSDYEFIVPEKENDEISPPIVLDLQDEIDPLTLNISLLEENLDVTEPITCQNEAMTAETQIETLAVPKNIDCSTAESKERNFEFTINQISPGAKKVAQELRKRSKKAQSSLELTSTPYKTTLEQAIVRPSKPKKPKFSAKETAFSKNKITDEPEPSTSKDAKSINIEKWFCKICLLCAVEDMIQCMMCKAWVHVDCACVKKTIKKYLCPQCK, encoded by the coding sequence ATGGCTACAAAACGAAAGTATTATGCGTGGAATGAAGTAAGCATGAACCTAGCCATTGAATCAGTGCGTAACAATAAAGCAGGTTTGAATGAGGCAAGTAGGATGTATGGAGTGCCTAAAGCCACACTAAAACGAAGATTGGATGGAGTGAATCGAAAGGCTAAGGAATATGTTCAAATAGTAGGATCTGAAGGTGACCTTCCGTCCGAATTGGAAACCGAATTATGTCAACACATCCTTGAGATGGAAAGTAGTTTGTATGGTGTAACGCCTTTCGATATTCGGCAGCTGGCATTTGAACTGGCAGAAAAGAACAATATCAAAAATCGATTTAACAAAGAGAAAAGAATTGCAGGTAAAAAATGGTACTATGCGTTCATGAAGCGGCATCCACAATTAAGTTTGAGACAACCAAGAGCAACTTCAATGAGCCGGGCTACTGGATTTAACAAACCTGCTGTAACcgatttctttaataaattagaGGCAGTATGCGAAAAATACAACATAACAGAAGCTCAGCGTATCTTCAACGTTGATGAGACTGGATTGTCAACTGTCCAGAGGAAAACCAGAAAAATACTGGCATTAAAAGGTAAGCGGCAAGTTGGAGCTATTACTAGTGGAGAACGCGGTACAAATACTACAGCCGTATGTTGTGCTAATGCTGCAGGTAATTTTATACCACCGCTTATAATATTTAAGCGCAAGAGAGCAAAAGACGAACTGAGGGATGGAGCTCCACCTGGTGCGATATTCGCTTTTAATCCAGAGAGTGGATATATTAACaaagacatattttatttgtggttacAACACTTTATTGAGTCTGTGAAGCCGACACCCgaaaaaaaagtattacttCTGTTAGATGGTCATGCTAGCcatacaaaaaatttaaaagcaatAACATATGCCAAGCAACACGGCGTCGTCTTGCTTTCATTTCCAGCACATACAACACATAAAATGCAACCGCTGGATGTCTCCTTCTTCAAGCCGTTGAGTCTATACTATATAGATGAAACTGAAAAATGGTTGCGCCAAAATCCTGGAAGAACTGTGACAATGTTTCAAGTTTCAATGCTATTCGGAAAAGCATATTCCCGAGCTGCATCTGTTGGAACTGCTGCGAGTGGCTTTGCAAAGACTGGAATTTGTCCTCTTAATAAAGATGCATTTTCTGACTACGAATTCATTGTACCTGAAAAAGAAAACGATGAGATTTCACCACCAATTGTGTTAGACTTACAGGATGAGATAGATCCACtaactttgaatatttctttactaGAAGAGAATCTAGACGTAACGGAGCCAATAACATGTCAAAATGAAGCTATGACTGCTGAAACTCAGATTGAAACCTTAGCGGTACCAAAGAATATTGATTGTAGTACAGCTGAATCAAAGGAACGCAATTTCGAATTCACAATAAACCAAATATCTCCTGGAGCTAAAAAAGTAGCACAAGAGTTAAGAAAAAGGAGTAAAAAAGCACAAAGTAGCTTGGAACTGACGTCGACGCCTTATAAAACCACTTTAGAACAAGCTATTGTAAGACCTTCAAAACCAAAAAAGCCAAAATTTTCTGCAAAAGAAACtgcattttctaaaaataaaataactgatgAGCCAGAGCCATCAACAAGCAAAGATGCCAAATCAATAAATATCGAAAAATGGTTTTGCAAAATCTGCCTACTGTGTGCAGTTGAAGACATGATTCAATGTATGATGTGTAAAGCCTGGGTTCATGTAGATTGTGCTTGCGTTAAGAAAACTATTAAGAAGTATTTATGTCCTCAATGCAAATAa